In one window of Opitutus sp. GAS368 DNA:
- a CDS encoding TonB-dependent receptor yields the protein MHKSFLKSLVLAVVTALALTLSPTAFAQITTSGMSGTLRAADGQALPGVTVTAVHTPTNATFTAVTSPAGRFTFIGLPVGGPYTVSAKTDAGDAVNTNVFTELGNEVEIALSAKSETVQLEKLVVGGRRGDLDAFAQGSGTILDRVQLDAKPTTERSFADLVSATPQVTLQALSSANDREEAHIVALGQNNRFNSFMIDGARINDVFGLNGTGLAAFFNPISPDTLDQMSVAVSPYSANFSFFTGAAINAVTKSGSNEFHGSAYYYFKGDRAYGVQLQGDNPKEEAATGVKILPKLKRTTYGATFGGPIWKDHIFFFLNYEKYDSISNGRTLTFSPDAGIEDQILARLKQYSSTVNWGDKVTSATSNEQTEKKMLAKVDWKISDKHRLTVRYSKTDGLVPQFGNLGSGVTINGVSSPSIGAALTSNFYNQTRVGKSYSAQFNSDWTPDFKTELRFTRNTDDQLTPTVATAPLIVINGISGTNLQTNAPGTGAEVAGTEQFRHGNIINVVNRQASAKADYFWNNFVLTGGVEREWSDFVNLFRSGSYGLVAFRSLADFMADTNGVISRNYYDPAVRPVADISDFAINSIYAQAKWNYSNRLNATFGLRLDQTETSIHPALNQAFLTTTGFRNDGTPGGVSALAPRFGFNYSLDDKRITQLHGGFGYFMGRSPWVFFSNSFGNTGVGTFSRSSTDTVNPLTGSLTQYFTSEFNGASPIGTGTDNPTLRREVDFNDNNVKMPAVWRGNLNIDHKLPFLNSTVTVEYDYTKVAEGLITTNENLKPLVGALALDGRARFSGAPSVQANALYPAYTNMYRVSNTKVGQSNYVTMEWSRPMKDNWSFRLAYTRGHSTEAQSNSQTTAGGQFLRNIVFNQNTVELSTADYEIKDRIQFNLSRQFEFIKKLKTTVSLYYEGRSGNPESWVFGGDLNGDGQSFNDAVVIPTGPTDPKFDFSGMTQAQQDAFFALINSSGLAKYAGQKFVPKNAFYEPWVNRLDLNFRQDIPIRGPAKLQLGLDFVNFGAFLSRSTFGYTEVAPNQSNDAFRTLTLTSGTSYNALGQIKPLFSGTVTATNPNGVFIPTPNLIDNLQSRWRIQLVAKLLF from the coding sequence ATGCACAAATCGTTCCTTAAATCGTTAGTTCTCGCAGTTGTCACGGCCCTCGCCCTGACACTTTCGCCCACTGCGTTCGCGCAGATTACGACCTCCGGCATGTCCGGCACGTTGCGCGCCGCCGATGGGCAGGCCTTGCCCGGCGTGACCGTTACCGCGGTCCATACGCCCACCAACGCCACATTCACCGCGGTGACCAGCCCGGCTGGCCGCTTCACCTTCATCGGCCTGCCCGTGGGCGGTCCCTACACGGTTAGCGCCAAGACGGACGCCGGTGATGCCGTGAACACCAACGTTTTCACCGAGCTCGGCAACGAGGTCGAGATTGCCCTCAGCGCCAAGTCCGAGACGGTGCAGCTTGAGAAACTCGTCGTCGGCGGCCGCCGCGGCGACCTGGACGCCTTCGCGCAAGGCTCCGGCACCATTCTCGATCGGGTCCAACTCGACGCCAAGCCCACCACCGAGCGCTCCTTTGCCGACCTCGTGAGCGCCACCCCGCAGGTCACCCTGCAGGCCCTCTCGAGCGCCAACGACCGCGAAGAGGCCCACATCGTCGCCCTCGGCCAGAACAACCGCTTCAACTCCTTCATGATCGACGGCGCCCGGATCAACGACGTGTTCGGCCTGAACGGCACCGGCCTCGCCGCCTTCTTCAACCCGATTTCCCCCGACACGCTCGATCAGATGTCGGTCGCGGTTTCCCCCTATTCCGCCAACTTCTCCTTCTTCACGGGCGCGGCCATCAACGCCGTCACCAAGAGCGGCTCGAACGAATTCCATGGCTCCGCCTACTACTATTTCAAGGGCGACCGGGCCTACGGCGTCCAGCTCCAGGGCGACAACCCCAAGGAAGAAGCCGCCACCGGCGTCAAGATCCTCCCGAAGCTTAAGCGCACCACCTACGGCGCCACCTTCGGCGGTCCGATCTGGAAGGACCACATCTTCTTCTTCCTGAACTATGAGAAATACGACAGCATCAGCAACGGCCGCACGCTCACCTTCTCCCCGGATGCCGGGATCGAGGACCAGATTCTCGCCCGCCTGAAGCAATACTCCAGCACCGTCAACTGGGGCGACAAGGTCACTTCCGCCACCAGCAACGAACAGACCGAGAAGAAAATGCTGGCCAAGGTGGACTGGAAGATTTCCGACAAGCACCGCCTGACCGTGCGTTACTCCAAGACGGACGGCTTGGTGCCCCAGTTTGGCAACCTCGGCAGCGGCGTCACCATCAACGGCGTCTCCAGTCCCTCGATCGGCGCCGCCCTCACCAGCAACTTCTACAACCAGACCCGCGTGGGCAAGTCCTACTCCGCCCAGTTCAACAGCGACTGGACGCCGGACTTCAAGACCGAGCTCCGTTTCACCCGCAACACCGACGACCAGCTGACCCCGACGGTTGCGACGGCCCCGCTGATCGTGATCAACGGCATTTCGGGCACCAACCTTCAAACCAATGCCCCGGGCACCGGCGCCGAAGTCGCCGGCACGGAGCAGTTTCGCCACGGCAATATCATCAACGTGGTCAACCGCCAGGCTTCCGCCAAGGCCGACTACTTCTGGAACAACTTCGTCTTGACCGGCGGTGTCGAGCGCGAGTGGTCCGACTTCGTCAACCTGTTCCGCTCCGGTTCCTACGGTCTCGTCGCCTTCCGCAGCCTGGCCGATTTCATGGCCGACACGAACGGCGTGATCTCGCGCAATTACTATGATCCCGCCGTCCGTCCCGTCGCCGACATCTCCGACTTCGCCATCAACTCCATCTATGCCCAGGCCAAGTGGAATTACAGCAATCGCCTGAATGCGACGTTCGGCCTCCGCCTCGACCAGACCGAGACCAGCATCCACCCGGCCTTGAACCAGGCCTTCCTCACCACCACCGGCTTCCGCAACGACGGCACTCCGGGCGGTGTCTCGGCCCTCGCGCCGCGCTTCGGCTTCAACTACTCGCTCGACGACAAGCGCATCACGCAGCTCCACGGCGGCTTCGGCTACTTCATGGGGCGTTCGCCCTGGGTGTTCTTCTCGAACTCCTTCGGTAATACCGGCGTGGGCACCTTCAGCCGCTCCTCGACCGACACGGTCAACCCCCTCACCGGCAGCCTGACCCAATACTTCACCAGCGAATTCAACGGCGCGAGCCCGATCGGCACCGGCACGGACAACCCGACGCTCCGCCGCGAGGTTGATTTCAACGACAACAATGTGAAAATGCCGGCCGTCTGGCGCGGTAACCTGAACATCGACCACAAGCTGCCGTTCCTCAACTCGACCGTGACGGTCGAGTATGACTACACGAAGGTCGCCGAGGGTCTCATCACGACCAACGAGAACCTCAAGCCCCTCGTCGGCGCCCTCGCTCTCGACGGCCGCGCCCGGTTCTCCGGTGCCCCCAGCGTCCAGGCCAATGCGCTGTATCCCGCCTACACCAACATGTATCGGGTGAGTAACACCAAGGTCGGCCAGTCCAACTACGTCACCATGGAGTGGAGCCGCCCGATGAAGGACAACTGGTCCTTCCGGCTCGCCTACACCCGCGGCCACTCCACCGAAGCGCAGTCCAACAGCCAGACCACGGCGGGCGGCCAGTTCCTCCGCAACATCGTGTTCAACCAGAACACGGTCGAGCTCAGCACCGCCGACTACGAGATCAAGGACCGCATCCAGTTCAACCTCAGCCGGCAGTTCGAGTTCATCAAGAAGCTCAAGACCACCGTTTCGCTCTACTACGAAGGCCGCTCGGGCAACCCCGAAAGCTGGGTCTTCGGCGGCGACCTCAACGGCGACGGCCAGAGCTTCAACGACGCCGTGGTCATCCCGACCGGTCCGACCGATCCGAAGTTCGACTTCTCGGGCATGACGCAGGCCCAGCAGGACGCCTTCTTCGCGCTCATCAACAGCAGCGGCCTCGCCAAATATGCCGGCCAGAAATTTGTGCCGAAGAACGCGTTCTACGAACCGTGGGTCAACCGCCTCGACCTGAACTTCAGGCAGGACATCCCCATCCGCGGGCCGGCCAAGCTCCAGCTCGGTTTGGACTTCGTCAACTTCGGCGCCTTCCTCAGCCGCAGCACCTTCGGCTACACCGAGGTCGCGCCGAATCAGTCGAACGATGCGTTCCGCACCCTCACCCTCACCAGCGGCACGTCCTACAACGCGCTCGGCCAGATCAAGCCGCTCTTCAGCGGGACGGTCACTGCCACCAATCCGAACGGTGTTTTCATCCCGACCCCGAACCTGATCGACAACCTGCAGTCGCGCTGGCGCATTCAGCTCGTCGCGAAGCTGCTCTTCTAA